A DNA window from Spirochaeta cellobiosiphila DSM 17781 contains the following coding sequences:
- a CDS encoding putative PEP-binding protein: MKSSIHFFGEGKTKIQDNCLENIGYRGRQAVALDKMKLPILPGFIIDSEVSSTFDSKKLEPVLKSNLGKLEKKLNKELGSKENPLLLKVVVSPNLQFSNYPPIHNIGLVEPSLEGFIKHVGDNFALHEVHFLLRGVLDIEAKIAELESNEDRLKSISDVLKIIEKQIITEENSDGKMPPAATQKKTISNALELFPDEFSKDAFFQLNYILERIKCLIQLEEKAEGAIGDSETALLIQPMVYGNYGKNSGSGLFFTRNIVTGEKVLQGTFFKETFNELGSEGMDVNKVSKKHIQTLKEIRDKIEKEFKEIRSIRFTIEDDNLWLIDQRPVHGKSTRADIRVLLDLLADKVIDDKYAINSIKPSQLNELLHPMVDTTSVKGFKSITGGISGAPGSAIGKVYFTTEGITEAYKEAVKTGGDKNLILCMAATYADDVKAVEMSNGVLSCEGGYSAHASVVARQYGKVSLVKPDMKITGKKATIGNVTIKEGDYITLDVPYYGDPTVYLGTADLIEPDPKESGLLDLVALVKKYVTDDFFVRVNADNAKSADLALKFGAEGIGLCRTEHMFFQEERINLFRHMILAEDKKERVKVLNKLKTIQKKDFYEIFKVMSGKEVTIRLLDAPLHEFMPHTKEQLDSFKEYLTSAGINLTKSQLDERTQRLEEVNPMLGHRGSRIAVSYPEIYEMQISAIFEAAHKAKKEGVEVLPEIMVPLIMNSNEIKLLVFGKKIEGLTYKGLLEVSDEVQTKAGDDPIPFKVGTMIELPAAAVGAGEISKYAQFFSFGTNDLTQTTLGLSRDDFNAFMPDYTQFDLIEGNPFQKLDSNVKELIKIAVRRGSLTRPDLKTGLCGEHGANPDNIKFCMDAGLNYVSCSVYSVPIANLAIAQMNLSE; encoded by the coding sequence GTGAAAAGTTCCATTCACTTCTTTGGAGAAGGTAAAACAAAAATTCAAGACAATTGTCTTGAAAATATTGGATATAGAGGAAGACAGGCTGTTGCTCTTGATAAGATGAAGTTGCCTATTCTTCCTGGTTTTATTATTGATTCTGAGGTCTCAAGTACATTCGATAGTAAGAAGTTAGAGCCTGTATTGAAAAGTAATCTTGGAAAATTAGAAAAAAAACTGAATAAAGAGTTGGGTTCCAAAGAAAATCCTTTGCTCTTAAAGGTTGTTGTTAGTCCTAATTTACAATTCAGTAATTATCCTCCCATTCATAATATTGGATTGGTCGAACCTTCACTTGAAGGTTTTATAAAGCATGTTGGTGATAATTTTGCATTACATGAAGTTCATTTCTTATTGCGAGGTGTTCTTGATATTGAAGCTAAGATTGCTGAACTAGAAAGCAATGAGGATAGATTAAAATCCATTAGTGATGTTCTTAAAATAATTGAGAAGCAGATTATTACTGAAGAGAATTCCGATGGTAAAATGCCACCAGCGGCTACACAGAAAAAAACCATATCTAATGCTCTGGAATTGTTTCCAGATGAGTTTTCTAAGGATGCTTTCTTTCAGTTAAATTATATTCTTGAAAGAATTAAGTGTCTTATTCAGCTTGAAGAAAAGGCTGAGGGGGCTATTGGTGATTCTGAAACGGCATTACTGATTCAACCTATGGTTTATGGTAACTATGGAAAAAATTCCGGTAGTGGTCTGTTTTTTACTAGAAATATCGTAACTGGAGAGAAAGTATTACAAGGTACTTTTTTTAAGGAAACATTTAACGAATTAGGTTCTGAAGGCATGGATGTGAATAAAGTAAGTAAAAAGCATATCCAAACCTTGAAAGAGATCCGAGATAAAATAGAAAAAGAGTTTAAAGAAATACGATCTATTAGGTTCACTATAGAAGATGATAATTTATGGTTGATAGATCAAAGACCTGTTCATGGTAAATCTACAAGAGCAGATATCAGAGTCCTTTTGGATTTATTAGCTGATAAAGTGATTGATGACAAATATGCCATTAATTCAATTAAACCTTCACAATTAAATGAGTTACTTCACCCCATGGTGGACACGACAAGCGTTAAAGGGTTCAAGAGTATCACTGGTGGTATATCCGGGGCTCCTGGTTCCGCTATAGGTAAAGTGTATTTTACTACAGAGGGTATTACTGAAGCGTATAAAGAGGCTGTAAAGACAGGTGGTGATAAAAACCTGATTCTTTGTATGGCTGCAACATATGCTGATGATGTAAAGGCTGTGGAGATGTCCAATGGTGTATTGTCCTGTGAAGGCGGGTACTCCGCTCATGCTTCTGTTGTAGCAAGGCAATATGGGAAGGTATCCCTTGTAAAACCTGATATGAAAATTACCGGCAAGAAAGCCACTATTGGTAATGTAACTATAAAAGAGGGTGATTATATCACTCTTGATGTTCCCTATTATGGAGATCCAACTGTTTATCTGGGCACAGCAGATTTGATAGAACCTGATCCTAAAGAATCTGGTTTACTTGATTTGGTAGCACTTGTCAAAAAATATGTCACAGATGATTTCTTTGTCAGAGTAAATGCAGATAATGCAAAATCTGCTGACCTAGCTTTAAAGTTCGGTGCTGAAGGAATTGGATTGTGTAGAACAGAGCATATGTTCTTTCAGGAAGAACGTATTAACCTGTTCAGACACATGATTTTGGCAGAGGATAAAAAAGAACGGGTAAAAGTTTTGAATAAACTAAAAACTATTCAGAAAAAGGATTTCTATGAAATCTTTAAAGTGATGAGCGGAAAAGAAGTGACTATAAGACTTCTCGATGCACCATTACATGAGTTTATGCCCCATACAAAAGAGCAGCTAGATAGTTTTAAGGAATATCTCACATCCGCAGGAATCAATCTGACAAAGTCTCAATTAGATGAGAGGACTCAACGACTAGAAGAAGTCAACCCCATGTTAGGTCATCGTGGATCGCGTATAGCAGTATCCTATCCGGAAATATATGAGATGCAAATCTCTGCCATTTTTGAAGCAGCTCATAAGGCTAAGAAAGAAGGTGTAGAAGTTCTACCAGAAATCATGGTTCCCCTTATAATGAATTCCAATGAGATCAAATTACTTGTGTTTGGTAAGAAAATTGAAGGTTTGACCTATAAAGGCTTGTTGGAAGTCTCAGATGAAGTACAGACCAAGGCTGGTGATGATCCTATTCCTTTCAAGGTTGGAACAATGATTGAGTTACCAGCGGCCGCTGTAGGAGCTGGTGAAATATCAAAGTACGCTCAATTCTTTAGTTTTGGAACTAATGATTTAACCCAAACTACTTTAGGTCTCAGTCGAGATGATTTTAACGCTTTTATGCCTGATTACACTCAATTTGATTTAATCGAAGGTAATCCTTTCCAGAAATTGGATAGTAATGTAAAAGAGCTGATAAAAATAGCTGTAAGAAGAGGTTCTTTGACTAGACCTGATTTAAAGACAGGTTTATGTGGAGAACATGGAGCTAATCCGGATAATATAAAATTCTGTATGGATGCAGGATTAAATTATGTGTCTTGTTCTGTTTATTCTGTACCTATAGCTAATTTAGCTATAGCTCAAATGAATCTATCAGAATAA
- the cfpA gene encoding cytoplasmic filament protein CfpA, with protein MGSIDLPKSPNVFHPEKPSAVGSRNSLAQEYRDQQLEVDVLLEEEVDKVMNHINTKLPSEVLERLDVMGGLKEKLYNYFNQNYQNMFNRFIVTSEDEMVKKVRNFIDKEEAKALARYTPKEISELLDQVGGADKFNTGEIEKSIINMYGHLQGHIQRGMNDLENVTNSLLRQKTDVGAFIRGENAYSITKCAFQDNAYKPKTVTDVKLSVNILDSELISPIFHYQVTVEFLIKELISKHIIDQIDREIDVLKDSLMDEGKEEMNDSEILFEKLNRVENYTDDEKDSPKSKRYSILAQSLMKRVEGLRAEIDPSEFDQLNVRENLKKIIDIENIRNRGYNTAVNSITSILDTSKMGYQFIENLKNARELVIREYEDKDISKLPDERYQVKLKYYDNAQLIEERRAYDVQIKSFEVEVQHLWDVLNMIYEDSKFMKGVVDFKDLSHKYRKKIQKKIKDISGDPVYEDIEKTWDEISFVRPGDTEVEKMNRTYLFEKDKIKKRLILMKDKLQSMYSFRYPVQRRVMEERLTFLENEFHRFDYMINPYHIQPGLLLDVDITSIKRKKATLDGMANVLNEFLHGVSKGFQDAAFASFSRRRSTVRADIAQSFGPKEDSGDEDGDKKSAGSDYLDMLNTPSESSPALAEPSESEVTAPKKTSRKNSSRKGVVDRKRRGRPKRSDDNGLQEI; from the coding sequence ATGGGAAGCATTGACTTACCTAAAAGTCCAAACGTTTTCCACCCGGAAAAGCCCAGTGCTGTCGGTTCAAGAAACTCATTGGCACAAGAATATAGAGATCAACAGCTGGAAGTCGACGTACTTTTGGAGGAAGAAGTTGATAAGGTTATGAATCACATCAACACAAAGCTTCCCTCAGAGGTTCTGGAAAGACTGGATGTGATGGGTGGATTAAAAGAAAAGCTATATAATTATTTTAATCAAAACTATCAGAACATGTTTAACCGTTTTATTGTAACATCAGAAGATGAAATGGTTAAAAAGGTTCGTAACTTTATTGATAAAGAGGAAGCTAAAGCTCTTGCTCGATACACACCAAAAGAAATTTCAGAGTTATTGGATCAAGTTGGTGGTGCAGACAAGTTCAATACTGGTGAAATAGAGAAATCTATTATCAATATGTATGGCCACTTACAAGGTCACATCCAGCGAGGTATGAATGATCTCGAAAATGTCACAAACTCTTTACTTCGTCAGAAAACAGATGTTGGGGCTTTTATCCGGGGTGAGAATGCTTATTCAATCACTAAGTGTGCTTTCCAGGATAATGCCTATAAGCCAAAAACAGTTACTGATGTTAAGCTATCAGTAAATATATTAGATTCTGAGTTAATCAGTCCCATATTTCATTATCAAGTTACAGTAGAATTCTTAATTAAAGAATTAATTTCCAAGCACATCATTGATCAGATAGATAGAGAAATTGATGTGTTAAAAGATTCTTTAATGGATGAAGGGAAAGAGGAAATGAATGATTCCGAAATCCTTTTTGAAAAATTGAATCGTGTTGAAAATTATACAGATGATGAAAAGGATTCTCCAAAATCTAAAAGATATTCAATTTTAGCTCAATCTTTAATGAAACGAGTTGAAGGATTAAGAGCGGAAATAGACCCTTCTGAATTTGATCAATTGAATGTTCGAGAAAACTTGAAGAAGATCATTGATATCGAAAATATCCGTAACAGAGGATACAACACTGCTGTAAACTCTATCACCAGTATACTTGATACATCAAAAATGGGTTATCAATTCATTGAGAACCTTAAAAATGCTCGTGAATTAGTTATTAGAGAGTACGAAGACAAGGATATATCTAAGTTACCTGATGAAAGATATCAAGTTAAACTCAAATATTATGATAATGCTCAGTTAATCGAAGAAAGAAGAGCATACGACGTTCAGATCAAGTCTTTTGAAGTCGAGGTTCAACATCTTTGGGATGTTCTGAACATGATCTATGAAGATTCTAAGTTCATGAAGGGCGTTGTTGATTTTAAAGACTTAAGCCATAAATATCGCAAGAAGATTCAGAAGAAAATAAAAGATATTTCAGGTGATCCTGTATACGAGGATATCGAAAAAACTTGGGATGAGATTTCTTTTGTAAGACCTGGTGATACAGAAGTCGAAAAAATGAATCGGACTTATTTATTTGAAAAGGACAAAATCAAAAAACGATTAATCCTAATGAAAGATAAATTACAGTCTATGTATTCTTTTAGGTATCCTGTCCAAAGACGTGTTATGGAAGAAAGGCTTACCTTTTTAGAAAATGAATTCCATAGGTTCGATTATATGATAAATCCATACCATATACAGCCTGGATTATTGCTAGATGTAGATATCACTTCTATCAAGCGTAAAAAGGCTACTCTAGATGGGATGGCTAATGTACTTAATGAGTTCTTGCATGGTGTCTCTAAAGGGTTCCAGGATGCAGCATTTGCCTCCTTTAGTAGACGTAGGTCAACTGTCCGTGCTGACATTGCCCAATCTTTTGGTCCTAAAGAAGATTCTGGAGATGAAGATGGTGATAAAAAATCTGCTGGTAGTGATTATTTAGATATGCTAAATACGCCAAGTGAGAGTTCTCCTGCTCTAGCAGAACCTTCTGAGTCTGAAGTAACAGCACCTAAGAAGACAAGTCGTAAAAACTCATCAAGAAAAGGTGTAGTTGATCGAAAAAGACGTGGAAGACCAAAGAGATCTGATGATAATGGTCTACAGGAAATCTAA
- a CDS encoding DHH family phosphoesterase: protein MEILNKQQKKLIDFLLENDNYIIAGHESPDGDALGAAYGLYCILKRLGKDVHIRNNDEAPAKLTFFDNDKCIKSWNDSPLSKDYLMKSHLLIVDTNDLENIGLLGKDYHKYFKGTFIIDHHEHPLPHCDFQLIDSAASSTSEMIFYLAEKMNISLPLEAAKGLFLGIMYDTGSFIYPKTSAKTFYAAEQLLKRGVIPYEVYTVLWESNTIAFLKLQSKVLSTLQLLYNNRVSLLVMTKEDLLSCSAQFNEADHLINIPLKSRDIIISVFFKENEEGLLRCSLRSKGNVNVADIAQSFGGGGHKNAAGFKCNHPLDEIKQKVLDSVSLLLD from the coding sequence ATGGAGATACTGAATAAACAACAAAAAAAGTTAATAGATTTTTTATTAGAAAATGACAACTATATCATTGCTGGTCATGAGTCTCCTGACGGAGATGCCCTTGGGGCAGCCTATGGTCTGTATTGTATTCTAAAGCGATTAGGAAAAGACGTTCATATAAGAAACAATGACGAAGCACCTGCAAAATTGACTTTCTTTGATAATGATAAATGTATAAAAAGCTGGAACGATAGTCCCTTATCAAAAGATTACTTAATGAAAAGTCATCTTTTGATAGTTGATACAAATGATCTGGAAAACATAGGTCTATTGGGTAAAGATTATCATAAATATTTTAAAGGAACCTTTATCATTGATCACCATGAACATCCCCTTCCCCATTGTGATTTTCAATTAATCGACAGTGCAGCCTCAAGTACATCTGAAATGATTTTTTATCTAGCAGAAAAAATGAATATTTCATTGCCATTAGAAGCTGCAAAAGGTCTATTCCTAGGCATAATGTACGATACAGGCTCTTTTATTTATCCCAAAACCAGTGCAAAAACTTTTTATGCTGCTGAACAACTACTCAAAAGGGGAGTTATTCCTTATGAAGTTTATACGGTTTTATGGGAGAGTAATACGATCGCTTTTCTAAAATTGCAATCAAAAGTCTTATCAACATTACAGTTACTATACAATAATAGAGTTTCTTTACTAGTGATGACAAAGGAAGATCTGCTATCCTGCAGCGCTCAGTTTAATGAAGCGGACCATTTAATAAATATTCCTCTGAAAAGTCGTGACATCATTATAAGTGTGTTTTTTAAAGAAAATGAAGAAGGTTTATTGAGATGCTCATTACGCTCAAAAGGTAACGTTAATGTCGCCGATATAGCCCAATCATTCGGAGGTGGCGGTCATAAGAATGCTGCCGGCTTCAAATGTAACCATCCTCTTGATGAAATTAAGCAAAAAGTGTTAGATAGTGTATCATTGCTCTTAGATTGA
- a CDS encoding pallilysin-related adhesin produces MRSTILIFLITILMACSQNSQTDDQNDLNNNTITTDIDNIEDSPVLIDNDNDNLLPSDESILLSYSVNLDLDPYEEQVKITIKPSRHDTPIKLWVIDYDNVRQKSQISYSSYLAATSKDDITVEFEDLLGDFSLEIIARGTSTNSTRTMDVWKKNSNASPSTDYSKIFTITTEGSINIDRKERSKGYTEGQKPGISFPIEILEKANKEADNFDLMKRTYYWRYNQDKYALSKEEQLSGQQIEAQHLKELYRANATEYMTYLSGIWVNPNTNRQIFIDNTSNGISFIGDSLQEIYSINRKYKGIYNLIELYGDNELLSNVQKYITVSLNDLNSITMKVEEIDGWKRTPDEVWSGMYQRPDTKPAPIDQLPHPSGSYSNSLGLQIFFDFPHFSMTQNNHDTVTGIANIFKLNDDLVLQLKEIKQNGTEGVQFAYKLKYEESSDKYKEIRTIILQEGNLTTSGMKLYDDTPLRLEQIEIFGELR; encoded by the coding sequence TTGCGTTCTACTATTTTAATTTTTCTTATTACAATTCTGATGGCCTGTTCTCAAAATAGTCAGACAGATGATCAAAATGATTTGAATAATAATACAATAACAACAGATATTGATAATATAGAAGACAGTCCTGTCCTTATAGACAATGATAATGATAATTTACTACCGTCAGATGAATCCATCCTTCTTAGTTATAGTGTAAATTTAGATCTGGACCCCTATGAGGAGCAAGTAAAAATAACGATAAAACCTTCAAGACATGATACACCAATAAAATTATGGGTTATAGATTACGATAATGTAAGGCAAAAATCACAAATATCCTATTCTAGTTATTTGGCAGCTACAAGTAAGGATGACATTACTGTTGAATTTGAAGATTTACTTGGAGATTTCTCCTTAGAAATCATAGCAAGAGGAACAAGTACAAACTCAACGAGAACTATGGATGTATGGAAAAAAAATAGTAATGCCTCTCCATCAACCGACTATTCTAAAATTTTTACGATTACAACAGAAGGTAGCATTAATATTGATCGGAAAGAAAGAAGTAAGGGATATACAGAAGGACAGAAACCAGGAATTAGTTTTCCCATAGAAATATTAGAAAAAGCTAATAAAGAAGCAGATAATTTTGACTTAATGAAAAGGACTTATTACTGGAGATATAATCAAGATAAATATGCTTTATCCAAGGAAGAACAATTATCAGGTCAACAAATTGAAGCTCAACACTTAAAAGAATTATATAGAGCAAACGCTACTGAATATATGACCTATCTATCAGGGATATGGGTCAACCCTAATACAAACCGACAGATATTCATTGATAATACATCAAATGGTATTTCTTTTATTGGCGATTCTTTACAAGAAATATACTCCATAAATCGTAAATACAAAGGGATATATAATCTAATTGAATTATATGGAGACAATGAATTACTCTCTAATGTACAAAAATATATTACTGTTAGTCTTAATGATTTAAATAGTATAACGATGAAAGTTGAAGAAATAGACGGATGGAAACGAACTCCTGATGAAGTATGGTCCGGAATGTATCAGAGACCTGATACAAAACCAGCCCCAATTGATCAGCTTCCTCATCCTAGTGGCTCCTATAGTAACTCTCTGGGTTTACAAATCTTTTTTGACTTTCCACACTTCAGTATGACTCAGAATAATCATGATACAGTAACTGGAATAGCAAATATATTTAAACTCAATGATGATCTTGTTCTACAATTGAAGGAAATAAAGCAAAATGGAACAGAAGGGGTTCAATTTGCCTATAAATTAAAATATGAAGAATCCTCTGACAAATATAAAGAGATACGGACAATCATTTTACAGGAAGGCAATCTTACTACATCAGGGATGAAGTTATATGATGATACCCCACTACGCTTGGAGCAAATAGAAATATTTGGGGAACTAAGGTAA
- a CDS encoding vWA domain-containing protein, which translates to MRKAFIYLFVTFFVCLSYADDRDSNLDLYIVMDKSLSMEEEIDQVKEYIESFLIDKLLIPGDKLYLVPFYGEAYPLFDGQEVTSNNYNVIKNKITAIKANGQYTDIGNALDKLNTIVDKSSTNRKYFLLLTDGKQEAPPESQYYSPDGTYNHPFLDNIRIIRDQGWKVIVLGLGSDEDAKELAEQLSAGYSSFADATKTDPSDFVGIFQLKDSPELKIYKDKAHLILSIEGEGMDSPKSINIDKIIAEDENNNTFTILESYETALLDPNKMIDLDIDIDVSKVAGKFNANNNYSLRLSFLGQQQIVPSVYPLVVTNIASDTKSTISESEKSTQSSESRNNLALFIILGLLLVIIIVFIILVIKNRVPSDDEKKRKKVIDGDTE; encoded by the coding sequence ATGAGAAAAGCTTTTATCTATCTATTTGTCACCTTTTTTGTTTGCCTTTCCTATGCTGATGACAGGGATTCTAATTTAGATTTATACATAGTTATGGACAAATCCCTATCAATGGAAGAAGAAATCGACCAGGTCAAAGAGTATATTGAAAGTTTTCTAATCGACAAACTGCTAATACCTGGAGATAAACTCTATCTTGTCCCTTTCTATGGAGAGGCTTATCCTCTTTTTGATGGACAAGAAGTTACATCTAATAATTATAATGTTATAAAGAACAAAATAACGGCCATTAAAGCAAACGGGCAGTATACAGATATTGGGAATGCTTTGGATAAACTTAATACGATAGTAGATAAAAGCTCCACTAATAGAAAATATTTCCTCCTATTAACGGACGGAAAACAGGAAGCTCCCCCTGAAAGTCAATATTATAGCCCTGATGGGACTTACAACCATCCTTTCCTGGATAATATTAGAATTATACGCGACCAAGGTTGGAAAGTTATAGTATTAGGATTAGGTTCTGATGAAGATGCAAAGGAATTAGCAGAACAATTATCTGCAGGGTATTCTTCCTTTGCAGACGCCACAAAAACAGATCCTTCAGATTTTGTTGGGATATTTCAATTAAAAGATAGTCCTGAATTAAAAATATATAAAGATAAGGCTCATTTAATTCTATCCATTGAAGGAGAAGGAATGGATAGTCCTAAAAGCATAAATATCGATAAGATCATTGCTGAAGATGAAAACAACAATACATTTACTATTTTAGAATCTTATGAAACAGCATTACTGGATCCCAATAAAATGATTGACCTAGATATTGACATTGATGTCAGCAAAGTAGCAGGGAAATTCAATGCCAACAACAATTACTCTCTTAGACTTTCTTTTTTAGGACAACAGCAAATAGTACCATCCGTCTACCCCTTGGTTGTCACTAACATTGCAAGTGATACAAAATCAACAATTTCAGAAAGTGAAAAGTCTACTCAAAGTTCAGAATCTCGAAATAATTTAGCCTTGTTTATTATATTAGGTCTCCTCCTTGTTATAATAATCGTCTTTATTATTCTTGTGATTAAAAACAGAGTACCTTCGGATGATGAAAAGAAAAGGAAAAAAGTTATAGATGGAGATACTGAATAA